One part of the Anaerolineae bacterium genome encodes these proteins:
- a CDS encoding putative membrane protein, whose translation MPCAAVAQEVAGAKEGTREGELVAAIGVVTSVLINIPAILIGALFINYIQQYFPAWLLNAFNKFLLRAVFGAVWGQSILRGWKYLPIVVLLAYIPMALKVPAAWNIIICVLGTMIAGWAMLRYFKIKA comes from the coding sequence GTGCCTTGTGCCGCTGTCGCCCAGGAGGTAGCAGGGGCTAAAGAAGGCACGCGCGAAGGGGAACTGGTGGCTGCAATTGGAGTGGTAACTTCTGTTCTGATCAACATCCCGGCGATCTTAATTGGAGCGCTGTTTATCAATTACATCCAGCAATATTTTCCAGCCTGGCTGTTAAATGCTTTCAATAAATTCCTCTTGCGTGCGGTGTTTGGAGCCGTATGGGGACAATCCATTTTGCGCGGCTGGAAATATCTTCCGATTGTCGTCCTGTTGGCTTATATCCCCATGGCGCTCAAGGTTCCTGCAGCATGGAATATCATCATCTGCGTCCTCGGCACGATGATTGCCGGTTGGGCAATGTTGCGCTATTTCAAAATTAAGGCGTAA
- a CDS encoding putative aminopeptidase, whose translation MEATIPSSVRRWLEHVRVLAVDIGPRGPTREGERKGALYAKEQFEKMGLQPRWETFRSARSIFHPHLLGAILMLVAFLLYPLGGRWTAAFAALLSIFVLINEVLELSFRENFFRWVVPKGESQNVYALLNPQGEHRFDLILVGHVDSQRTPLIFKNRAWVKIYDRFTFIAFASFLLQAILYSLGAIFGWNWVWPPTVVSAICAVLLAAMCIQADLTPFTAGANDNATAVGMVLALAEELRNQPLEHARVWAVITGCEEVQHYGMIDFYRRHLNEFESPHAVVFEMLGCAGPAWVTREGIVVPFHSDSRLVALAERLSAENPHWQAYPAKISGGNSELSDAVRFGVPAITFFGLTPDGEAPYWHQREDTYDKMNPDVMARTWQMVTAFIRHLDREGVSGASSGEQRLPA comes from the coding sequence ATGGAAGCTACAATCCCTTCTTCTGTCAGGCGCTGGTTGGAGCATGTGCGGGTGCTGGCTGTGGACATCGGGCCGCGCGGGCCCACCCGCGAAGGAGAGCGAAAGGGAGCCCTGTACGCTAAGGAACAATTCGAAAAGATGGGCTTACAGCCCCGTTGGGAGACTTTTCGCAGCGCTCGCTCGATCTTCCACCCCCATCTTCTGGGCGCAATTTTGATGCTGGTGGCTTTTCTCCTTTATCCTCTCGGTGGACGCTGGACTGCGGCATTCGCCGCTTTGCTTTCTATTTTTGTCCTGATCAACGAAGTGCTGGAACTCAGCTTTCGGGAGAATTTCTTTCGCTGGGTGGTGCCCAAAGGAGAAAGCCAGAACGTTTATGCGCTCCTGAACCCTCAAGGGGAGCATCGTTTTGATCTGATCCTGGTTGGCCATGTGGACAGCCAGCGTACACCGCTGATCTTCAAGAACCGCGCCTGGGTGAAAATCTATGATCGGTTCACGTTTATCGCTTTTGCCAGTTTTCTCTTGCAGGCAATTCTCTACAGCCTGGGAGCAATTTTTGGCTGGAACTGGGTTTGGCCGCCGACTGTCGTCAGCGCAATCTGCGCCGTGTTGCTGGCAGCCATGTGCATTCAGGCTGATCTGACTCCCTTCACGGCTGGCGCCAATGACAATGCCACCGCCGTGGGGATGGTACTTGCCCTGGCGGAGGAATTGCGCAATCAGCCCTTAGAGCACGCCCGCGTCTGGGCGGTGATTACCGGCTGTGAAGAAGTGCAGCATTACGGCATGATCGATTTTTACCGCCGTCATCTCAACGAGTTTGAATCCCCCCACGCAGTGGTCTTCGAGATGCTCGGCTGCGCCGGGCCGGCCTGGGTGACGCGGGAAGGTATTGTCGTGCCTTTTCACAGTGACTCCAGGCTGGTTGCCCTTGCCGAGCGATTGAGCGCCGAAAATCCGCACTGGCAGGCTTACCCGGCAAAGATCAGCGGCGGCAACTCGGAGCTTTCGGATGCGGTGCGCTTTGGAGTGCCGGCGATCACCTTCTTTGGTCTCACCCCGGATGGCGAAGCCCCTTACTGGCATCAGCGTGAGGATACCTATGACAAGATGAATCCAGACGTGATGGCAAGAACCTGGCAAATGGTTACCGCTTTTATCCGCCATCTGGATCGGGAAGGCGTTTCGGGAGCATCTTCAGGCGAACAAAGGCTGCCCGCATAA
- a CDS encoding Membrane-fusion protein — MQRFSLLRALFPGLGVLLALVMLGACSPKSTPLPTALVLSATPSPAIVLTSQGIRASAVVVPRQKANLSFTQGGQIQTILVESGDAVTAGQVIAELAGKEALQAAVSAAELEMLSAQQALDDLYASAPLAKAQAFAAIAAAFAELREAEYQLYYFLASTNLSGTDSIQAMQNAQTELEKARQAFEAVRYKSESDPTRRALKERLDAAESNHQNALRRLELESRRLIAWANLEKAKTEYEKVKEGPDPDAVELAQARLKNAQAQLAKARAALEQASLKAPFDGTITALKASPGETVLAGSVVAVLGNLSQFVVETSDLSERDVAQVEVGKRAKVWIDALGEEVDGQVIAISPQADLLGGDVVYTVVIALDEQLPGLRWGMSAEVEIITEE, encoded by the coding sequence ATGCAGCGATTTTCCTTGCTCCGCGCTCTATTTCCAGGCTTGGGTGTGTTGCTGGCGCTGGTCATGCTGGGCGCCTGTTCCCCAAAATCCACACCTCTCCCGACCGCCCTGGTCTTATCGGCTACCCCTTCGCCCGCTATTGTCCTGACCAGCCAGGGCATCCGCGCTTCGGCGGTGGTTGTGCCGCGCCAGAAAGCCAACCTGAGCTTTACGCAAGGAGGGCAGATTCAAACCATCCTGGTCGAAAGCGGCGATGCGGTGACCGCCGGTCAGGTGATCGCCGAACTGGCTGGCAAAGAAGCTTTGCAGGCTGCGGTCAGCGCAGCCGAACTGGAAATGCTATCTGCCCAACAGGCATTGGATGATCTCTATGCCAGCGCTCCTCTGGCGAAGGCCCAGGCATTTGCGGCCATTGCCGCCGCGTTTGCCGAATTGCGCGAGGCCGAATATCAACTGTATTACTTTCTGGCTTCGACCAACCTCAGCGGTACGGATTCGATTCAAGCCATGCAAAACGCCCAGACCGAACTGGAGAAAGCCCGCCAGGCGTTTGAAGCCGTGCGCTATAAATCCGAGTCTGACCCCACTCGCCGCGCGCTGAAGGAGCGACTGGACGCCGCCGAGAGCAATCATCAGAACGCCCTGCGGCGGCTGGAACTGGAAAGCCGGCGCCTGATTGCCTGGGCAAACCTGGAGAAGGCGAAAACGGAATACGAAAAGGTCAAAGAGGGCCCCGACCCGGATGCTGTGGAATTAGCCCAGGCACGCCTGAAAAACGCCCAGGCGCAACTGGCGAAGGCGCGCGCTGCCCTTGAACAGGCTTCGTTGAAAGCTCCATTCGATGGCACGATTACCGCCCTTAAAGCCAGCCCCGGCGAGACGGTGTTGGCGGGCAGCGTGGTGGCGGTGCTCGGCAATTTGAGCCAGTTTGTGGTCGAGACCTCGGATCTCAGTGAACGGGATGTCGCTCAGGTGGAGGTTGGGAAGCGCGCCAAGGTGTGGATCGATGCGCTGGGCGAGGAAGTGGACGGTCAGGTGATTGCCATCTCACCGCAGGCGGATTTATTGGGCGGCGATGTGGTCTATACGGTCGTCATCGCCCTGGATGAGCAACTGCCGGGCTTGCGCTGGGGGATGAGCGCCGAAGTGGAGATCATTACCGAAGAATAG
- a CDS encoding Cell division transporter, ATP-binding protein FtsE gives MELIKVENVSRVYRVGEVETYALREVSLTIERGEFTALVGPSGSGKTTLLQILGCLDQPTQGRVWIDGKEVSRLNRNQRADLRRGSIGFIFQFFALIPTLTAYENVEMPLLLNGMGAAERRQRVLELLAAVGMSDRAHHRPNQLSGGEQQRVAVARALAPRPLMILADEPTANLDTENGKQVMEIMQRLNQETGTTFIFATHDPRLFGYARRTIVLRDGKVVENSHESRS, from the coding sequence ATGGAATTAATCAAAGTTGAGAACGTATCTCGCGTTTACCGCGTCGGAGAAGTGGAGACTTATGCGTTGCGAGAGGTCAGCCTGACCATCGAACGCGGCGAATTCACGGCCCTGGTCGGACCCTCAGGTTCAGGCAAAACCACACTGCTGCAAATTTTAGGTTGCCTGGACCAGCCCACTCAAGGGAGGGTATGGATTGACGGGAAGGAAGTCAGTCGCCTGAATCGCAATCAGCGGGCTGACCTGCGCCGCGGTAGCATCGGCTTTATTTTCCAGTTCTTTGCGCTGATTCCCACGCTCACGGCGTATGAGAATGTTGAAATGCCGTTGCTGCTGAACGGCATGGGAGCAGCGGAGCGCCGCCAGCGCGTCCTGGAACTGCTGGCAGCAGTCGGGATGAGTGACCGAGCGCATCACCGTCCCAATCAGTTGAGCGGCGGAGAGCAACAGCGCGTTGCCGTTGCCAGGGCACTGGCGCCGCGCCCTTTGATGATTCTGGCTGATGAGCCAACCGCCAACCTGGACACCGAAAACGGCAAACAGGTGATGGAAATTATGCAGCGCCTGAATCAGGAAACCGGCACCACCTTCATCTTTGCCACGCACGACCCGCGCCTGTTTGGGTACGCACGGCGCACGATTGTCTTGCGCGATGGCAAAGTGGTGGAAAATTCCCATGAATCCCGCTCCTGA
- a CDS encoding ABC transporter, permease protein: protein MKPLLKIALRNLGRNRRRSFFSAFALALGFALLLVMASFIRGEMEGALDATIRLQSGHLQIRATSYDEDKSSLKWEDLIQDPFSLTAQIKAIPGVKDATPRLIAGGIVVVRNRSANVRLMGIDPEAPASEPYRQGLLQGSYFSADDREGVLIGKPLAEKLNLAVGDRFSLSVNTSNGDIDEQRFVVRGIYSTQTYAFDNATLLIPLSKAQTITRTENYASLIFILLTDSDQTAAVRAKLAHLPYAILDWKEMNELILQFEDMANAYMSLFYLIVLAITASVITNTLIMAVFERTREIGILSAIGWRSGEILRLFLYETGLLTVGGILIGLLLGLAAVSYLATEGFYIGGMEMSGFLISDTIYAKLTLSDTLRLMSVTIVITLLAGLYPAVLAARLEPVDALRGGKHA from the coding sequence ATGAAACCTTTGTTGAAAATCGCTTTGCGCAACCTGGGACGTAACCGCCGCCGTTCGTTCTTTTCGGCTTTTGCGCTGGCTCTGGGTTTCGCCTTATTGCTGGTGATGGCTTCCTTCATCCGCGGCGAGATGGAGGGAGCTTTAGACGCAACCATTCGTCTGCAAAGCGGTCATTTGCAAATTCGGGCTACTTCGTACGATGAAGATAAAAGCAGTTTGAAGTGGGAAGACCTCATCCAGGACCCCTTTTCCCTGACCGCCCAGATCAAGGCGATACCCGGTGTTAAGGATGCGACGCCGCGACTGATCGCCGGGGGCATCGTGGTCGTCCGCAATCGCTCTGCCAATGTGCGCCTGATGGGGATCGATCCCGAAGCACCCGCCAGCGAGCCCTACCGCCAGGGTCTCTTGCAGGGCAGCTATTTCAGCGCCGACGATCGCGAAGGAGTCCTGATCGGCAAGCCCCTGGCAGAAAAGCTCAACCTTGCCGTAGGGGATCGCTTCTCGCTTTCGGTAAACACCTCTAACGGCGATATTGATGAACAGCGTTTTGTCGTGCGCGGCATCTACTCCACCCAGACCTATGCCTTCGATAACGCCACCCTGCTCATCCCCCTCTCAAAAGCGCAGACGATCACCCGTACCGAGAATTACGCCAGTTTGATCTTTATCCTGCTCACCGACTCCGATCAAACGGCAGCCGTGCGGGCAAAGCTCGCTCATCTCCCTTATGCCATTCTGGACTGGAAAGAAATGAATGAACTGATACTTCAGTTCGAAGATATGGCAAATGCCTATATGTCCCTGTTTTATTTGATTGTCCTGGCAATCACGGCTTCGGTGATTACCAATACGTTGATCATGGCCGTTTTTGAGCGCACGCGTGAGATCGGTATCCTTTCTGCCATTGGCTGGCGCAGCGGCGAGATTCTGCGATTATTCCTCTATGAAACAGGTTTGTTGACGGTGGGGGGGATTCTGATCGGCCTCTTGCTGGGGCTGGCAGCGGTGAGCTACCTCGCCACCGAGGGATTTTACATCGGCGGGATGGAAATGAGCGGCTTTCTGATCAGCGATACCATCTACGCCAAATTAACGCTCTCAGACACATTGCGCTTGATGAGTGTTACGATCGTCATCACCTTGCTGGCAGGTCTATATCCAGCCGTCCTGGCTGCTCGTCTGGAACCGGTGGATGCCCTGCGGGGTGGTAAACATGCCTAA
- a CDS encoding ABC-type transport system, involved in lipoprotein release, permease component, translating into MRLYLRLAWRNVWRHRRRTLIIVFAMGLGLALMMFYDGLVAGFDQAIYGNAIKVLGGNVQVHAQGYRASADQVPLLPLPDDLRVVERARAHPRVQAALRRLITAGLASNREGAFAVNILGIEPQVEMNVNLALQNVVEGRPLHEEDQDAVLIGKGLAEVMGVKAGDRITLVGRAPHDQMRRRTMTVIGVYSLGLPEVEKRTVYLPLREAQTLYDLREQVTEVAIFLKQLGEEELVMTDLTAEFPHLEIDSWHTYFPELESTLGTKNAVMNVFSVVILLIAAIGVLNLLLMAVYERRREIGILASLGFRPAQISLLFVLEGTLYGLVGIAVGVVLGLIINGVLRQVGLDYSQFANITEYMALVGGRIYPAWGLDKFAPRALTVAIIATLAAFYPAHEAAQREPATALHTD; encoded by the coding sequence ATGAGACTTTACCTTCGTCTTGCCTGGAGGAATGTCTGGCGACATCGGCGCCGAACCCTGATCATCGTCTTTGCCATGGGATTGGGGCTGGCTCTGATGATGTTCTATGATGGTCTGGTGGCGGGCTTTGATCAGGCGATCTACGGCAATGCCATCAAAGTGTTGGGGGGCAATGTTCAGGTTCATGCCCAGGGGTATCGGGCAAGCGCCGATCAGGTGCCGTTACTGCCGTTGCCCGATGATCTGCGCGTCGTTGAGCGAGCCCGCGCCCATCCTCGTGTCCAGGCAGCCCTGCGCCGCCTGATCACCGCCGGGCTGGCAAGCAATCGTGAGGGGGCTTTTGCGGTGAACATTTTGGGAATCGAGCCCCAGGTGGAGATGAATGTCAATCTGGCTCTGCAAAATGTGGTCGAGGGTCGCCCCCTTCACGAAGAGGATCAGGACGCGGTTTTGATCGGTAAGGGCCTGGCAGAGGTGATGGGTGTCAAAGCTGGCGACCGCATCACGCTGGTTGGACGTGCCCCCCACGACCAGATGCGCCGCCGCACGATGACCGTGATCGGCGTGTATAGCCTGGGTTTGCCAGAAGTCGAAAAACGCACCGTGTATCTGCCTCTGCGCGAAGCCCAAACGCTCTACGATTTGCGCGAACAGGTCACCGAAGTCGCCATCTTTCTCAAGCAATTGGGTGAGGAAGAGTTGGTGATGACCGACCTGACGGCAGAGTTCCCCCACCTGGAGATCGATTCCTGGCATACCTATTTCCCCGAACTTGAATCCACGCTAGGCACAAAGAACGCCGTAATGAATGTCTTCAGTGTGGTGATTCTCTTGATTGCAGCCATTGGCGTTCTGAATCTGCTCCTGATGGCTGTCTATGAGCGCCGCCGGGAGATCGGCATTCTGGCCTCGCTCGGTTTCCGCCCGGCGCAGATTTCCCTGTTGTTCGTTCTGGAAGGGACATTATACGGCCTGGTCGGGATTGCAGTGGGAGTTGTTCTGGGTTTGATCATCAACGGCGTGCTTCGTCAGGTGGGATTGGATTACAGCCAGTTTGCCAATATCACCGAATATATGGCCCTGGTCGGTGGACGCATCTATCCTGCCTGGGGACTGGATAAATTTGCCCCTCGCGCTCTGACGGTCGCCATCATCGCCACCCTGGCTGCTTTCTACCCCGCCCACGAGGCCGCTCAACGCGAACCGGCCACAGCTCTGCATACAGATTGA
- a CDS encoding Transcriptional regulator, TetR family — MARPLNEQEHAAKRQKILAAAQRFIYTKGFDRLTIQELIKELGISKGAFFHYFSSKSDLLEAIIDQMTAEILNHLNAIVADATLNAQQKLEKYFQAALRWKTERREFLIAILRAWHLDENAVVRQKVFAKGVEQLTPILTQLIEQGNQEGCWKVSQAAAVARMSIYLLQGLSDTLAQQLLAPAPTLDRLWLEDTLRAYTEAMERLLGMQPGCLTLLDPDALALWFLPASNQTAESPASQNSRLQTSTLPGKEYAA; from the coding sequence ATGGCTCGCCCCTTGAACGAACAGGAACACGCCGCAAAACGCCAGAAAATTCTGGCGGCAGCACAACGCTTCATTTACACCAAAGGTTTTGACCGCCTGACCATTCAGGAATTGATTAAAGAGCTGGGCATCTCTAAAGGAGCGTTTTTCCATTATTTCTCTTCCAAAAGCGATCTCCTGGAAGCCATCATTGACCAGATGACCGCTGAAATCCTCAATCACTTAAACGCAATCGTTGCCGACGCAACGCTCAACGCCCAGCAGAAGTTGGAGAAATATTTTCAGGCTGCCTTGCGCTGGAAGACCGAGCGGCGCGAGTTCCTGATTGCCATCCTGCGCGCCTGGCATCTCGATGAGAATGCGGTTGTGCGCCAGAAAGTCTTTGCCAAAGGGGTCGAGCAGCTTACCCCGATTCTGACCCAGTTAATCGAACAAGGCAATCAAGAGGGTTGCTGGAAGGTCTCCCAAGCAGCGGCTGTTGCCCGCATGAGCATTTATTTGTTGCAGGGGCTGAGCGATACCCTGGCTCAGCAGTTATTAGCGCCCGCGCCAACCCTTGATCGCCTCTGGCTGGAGGATACGCTGCGGGCATATACCGAAGCAATGGAGCGATTGCTCGGTATGCAGCCCGGCTGCCTGACGTTGCTCGATCCCGATGCCCTTGCCTTGTGGTTCCTACCTGCCTCAAACCAGACGGCTGAATCTCCGGCCTCCCAAAACAGCCGCCTGCAAACCTCTACCTTACCCGGAAAGGAGTACGCTGCATGA
- a CDS encoding DNA gyrase subunit A — protein sequence MEIGLVRQVDIDREMQQAYLDYAMSVIVARALPDARDGLKPVQRRILYAMLELGLRPDSAYKKSARIVGEVLGKFHPHGDMAVYEAMARLAQPFTMRVPLVDGQGNFGSVDGDPPAAMRYTEARLTAAAMQLLADIDKDTVDFAPNFDDTLREPTVLPAAFPNLLVNGATGIAVGMSTSIPPHNLAEVIDALRHLLLNWEKMDDITIEDLMRFIQGPDFPTGGILLTAEGEHSLASAYGSGRGQVVVRARAHLEEMERGRSRIIVTELPYTVNKAALIERIAELVREEKLSGITDLRDESDQRGMRIVIEVGKNADPEQVLGELYRHTPMQSTFSMILLALVDGEPRLMSLKQVLRVYLDHRLTVIRRRSEYELRRARERAHILEGLRVALKNLDEVIELIRKSPDAETARGRLMRRFKLSELQAQAILDMPLRRLAALERKKIELEYQELLKRIKELESLLKSPPKLRALAAEELAAVKDAFAERRRTQIAASATRGGPLALTVTDLTPQEETWISITAQGLIARSESGKPPRLSGNEAPAWLLKASSRDTIYLVAENGECAAIALHSLPPCTRPGEGLPLGDVSPLKDPNTLACLFALPPKGERPEGAYLLTVTRQGYVKKSALDEVIGPAAHLFQLAKVNPGDRLGWVHLTRGDQEILLATAQGMAIRFSEQSVRPMGLVAAGVLGIKLSEADEVIGAAILPKAGDVLLVASDGRAKRLAVEQFPLQGRYGQGVQAWKLSPTSRLVGMAVGKATAQATLFLEKLAPKSIRFDEAPLQTRAGRGKAVQELKPGDRIVRLVVAWESGEMKSEPTSARTSRGRAKKASGQPQQASLPGKKSLPQEEQTDASTIGTTPTRRTRRTTTDAETPPQSSTPASQARRTRKKPSPPAQG from the coding sequence ATGGAGATTGGTTTGGTCCGTCAGGTGGATATCGACCGCGAAATGCAGCAGGCGTATCTGGATTATGCCATGAGTGTGATCGTGGCGCGTGCTTTGCCCGACGCCCGCGATGGTTTGAAACCCGTCCAACGGCGTATTTTATACGCCATGCTGGAATTGGGCTTGCGGCCCGACAGCGCCTACAAGAAATCGGCGCGCATTGTCGGAGAGGTGCTGGGAAAATTCCATCCGCACGGCGATATGGCTGTTTATGAAGCCATGGCTCGCCTGGCGCAACCCTTTACGATGCGCGTTCCGCTGGTAGATGGGCAGGGCAATTTTGGCAGTGTGGATGGCGATCCGCCAGCAGCCATGCGCTACACCGAGGCGCGGCTCACTGCCGCCGCCATGCAACTGCTTGCCGACATTGACAAGGACACGGTCGATTTTGCGCCGAACTTTGACGATACCCTGCGTGAACCGACCGTTTTGCCGGCCGCTTTCCCCAATCTGCTGGTCAACGGGGCAACCGGGATCGCCGTAGGGATGTCCACCAGCATCCCACCTCACAACCTGGCAGAAGTAATCGACGCACTGCGCCATCTGCTGCTGAATTGGGAAAAGATGGACGACATCACCATCGAGGACTTAATGCGGTTCATTCAAGGGCCTGATTTCCCCACCGGTGGCATCCTGCTGACCGCTGAGGGAGAGCACTCGCTTGCCAGCGCTTATGGGAGTGGACGCGGGCAGGTTGTCGTCCGCGCCCGGGCTCACCTGGAAGAAATGGAACGCGGTCGCAGCCGTATTATTGTCACAGAGTTACCTTATACCGTCAACAAAGCAGCTCTGATCGAACGCATCGCCGAGCTGGTGCGCGAGGAAAAGCTGAGCGGCATCACGGATCTACGCGATGAATCCGACCAGCGCGGCATGCGCATTGTGATTGAGGTGGGCAAAAACGCTGACCCCGAACAGGTTTTGGGAGAGTTATATCGCCATACGCCCATGCAGTCAACCTTTAGCATGATCTTGCTGGCACTGGTGGACGGCGAACCCCGTTTGATGAGCCTCAAGCAAGTTTTGCGGGTTTACCTCGACCATCGCCTGACCGTCATCCGCAGGCGCAGCGAATATGAATTGCGGCGCGCCCGTGAGCGCGCTCATATCCTCGAAGGGTTGCGCGTGGCGTTAAAAAACCTGGATGAAGTCATTGAACTCATTCGCAAATCACCCGATGCAGAGACTGCTCGCGGGCGCTTGATGCGTCGGTTCAAATTGAGCGAACTGCAGGCGCAAGCGATTCTGGATATGCCCCTGCGCCGCCTGGCAGCCTTAGAGCGTAAAAAAATCGAACTGGAATATCAAGAATTGCTCAAGCGGATCAAAGAACTGGAAAGCCTGTTGAAATCGCCGCCCAAATTGCGCGCCCTGGCAGCTGAGGAACTGGCAGCCGTTAAAGACGCTTTTGCCGAGCGACGCCGCACCCAAATCGCCGCCAGCGCTACCCGGGGTGGCCCGCTTGCTCTGACAGTGACCGATCTTACCCCCCAGGAGGAAACCTGGATCAGCATCACCGCCCAGGGGTTGATCGCCCGCAGCGAATCCGGCAAACCGCCCCGCCTGAGCGGCAACGAAGCGCCAGCCTGGTTGCTTAAAGCTTCCAGTCGCGATACGATCTATCTGGTAGCGGAGAACGGCGAATGCGCTGCCATTGCCCTGCACAGTCTGCCACCATGCACTCGCCCCGGCGAAGGTTTGCCTCTGGGAGATGTTTCTCCCTTGAAAGACCCGAACACTCTGGCCTGTCTGTTCGCCCTGCCACCCAAAGGCGAACGCCCTGAAGGAGCTTATCTCCTGACCGTAACTCGGCAGGGCTACGTCAAGAAATCTGCTCTGGATGAAGTGATAGGACCAGCCGCCCATCTCTTTCAACTGGCAAAAGTCAACCCAGGCGATCGCCTGGGTTGGGTTCACCTGACGCGTGGGGATCAGGAAATCCTGCTGGCGACGGCGCAGGGAATGGCAATCCGCTTTTCCGAGCAGAGCGTACGCCCGATGGGATTGGTGGCTGCTGGCGTGCTGGGGATTAAGTTGAGCGAGGCGGATGAAGTGATTGGCGCTGCAATCCTGCCCAAAGCTGGCGATGTCCTCCTGGTCGCCTCAGATGGGCGTGCGAAGCGTCTGGCAGTTGAGCAATTCCCCCTCCAGGGACGCTATGGGCAGGGGGTTCAGGCGTGGAAATTAAGCCCGACTTCCCGATTGGTCGGTATGGCGGTTGGCAAAGCCACCGCCCAAGCCACGCTTTTTTTGGAGAAACTTGCCCCGAAGAGCATCCGCTTTGACGAAGCCCCCCTGCAGACGCGCGCCGGGCGAGGCAAGGCAGTGCAGGAACTGAAACCCGGCGATCGGATTGTGCGCCTGGTGGTGGCATGGGAGAGCGGAGAGATGAAATCTGAACCGACCTCGGCGCGCACTAGCCGCGGCAGGGCGAAAAAAGCGTCCGGTCAACCACAGCAAGCCTCACTTCCTGGGAAGAAAAGCCTGCCCCAGGAAGAACAGACCGATGCATCAACGATTGGGACAACACCCACTCGCCGAACGCGGCGTACAACCACGGATGCCGAGACGCCACCTCAATCATCTACCCCTGCCAGCCAGGCAAGGCGCACCCGCAAGAAGCCTTCACCCCCTGCCCAGGGTTGA
- a CDS encoding geranylgeranyl reductase, translating to MMSAQAHYDVIIIGGGPGGLSTALHLLRYSPQWSKRVLVLEKECYPRFKLCGGAVTRLGFRILQELDFPYPLPLPQFAVKEVRFRYQRQVVTLCGEPQLVIFNRAELDAYLAQQTRARGIQIEEGKEVKEIIFLPETVVLRTPEREYSATVVVGADGANGITRRWTRRRTAKARLARTLEVVQPARPSAELFQSAATLFDFSLLKEGLQGYVWDFPFFQNGTAAFNRGLYDARLDQRKPPAPLPVFLETAFSQAYGSLRDAWQSHPIHWFSPRNRFAYPRLLLVGEVAGVDPLFGEGIAPSLAYGQLAAQAIIDAFERQDFSFSTYRRRLRKSYLGRYLMTRWFTAEVCYRLAGQGWFPPLVWSLGRLLAWLFPPPPPLPAPPG from the coding sequence ATGATGAGCGCCCAGGCGCATTATGATGTGATCATTATCGGCGGCGGACCAGGTGGGCTTTCGACCGCCTTACATTTGCTGCGCTATTCGCCGCAGTGGAGCAAACGAGTGCTGGTGCTGGAAAAAGAGTGTTATCCGCGCTTCAAATTATGCGGCGGCGCGGTGACCCGCCTGGGATTTCGCATCTTACAGGAACTGGATTTTCCTTACCCCTTGCCCTTACCCCAATTTGCCGTCAAAGAAGTTCGGTTCAGGTATCAGCGCCAGGTGGTCACCCTATGTGGAGAACCCCAACTGGTGATTTTTAACCGCGCAGAGCTGGATGCCTATCTTGCACAACAAACCAGAGCCAGAGGAATCCAAATTGAAGAGGGTAAGGAGGTGAAAGAGATCATCTTTCTGCCCGAGACGGTGGTCTTACGCACTCCAGAGAGAGAATATTCTGCTACAGTGGTGGTGGGAGCGGACGGTGCCAACGGAATTACCCGCCGCTGGACGCGCCGCCGTACTGCCAAAGCCCGCCTTGCCCGCACCCTGGAGGTCGTCCAACCCGCTCGTCCATCGGCAGAACTCTTTCAGAGCGCCGCCACCCTGTTTGATTTCAGTTTACTCAAAGAGGGGTTGCAGGGCTACGTATGGGATTTTCCCTTTTTCCAAAACGGCACAGCCGCCTTCAACCGTGGTCTCTACGATGCCCGTCTGGACCAGCGCAAGCCACCTGCGCCCTTACCGGTGTTTCTTGAAACTGCGTTTTCTCAGGCGTATGGCTCTCTGCGAGATGCATGGCAGAGTCACCCCATCCATTGGTTTAGTCCGCGCAATCGCTTTGCGTACCCGCGCCTGCTGCTGGTGGGCGAGGTTGCTGGAGTCGATCCCCTGTTTGGCGAAGGCATTGCCCCCTCGCTGGCGTATGGACAACTGGCGGCGCAGGCGATCATCGATGCCTTCGAACGTCAGGATTTCTCATTCTCCACTTATCGCAGGCGGTTGAGAAAATCCTATTTGGGACGTTATCTGATGACACGCTGGTTCACTGCCGAGGTCTGTTATCGGCTGGCAGGGCAGGGCTGGTTTCCTCCACTGGTCTGGTCTTTGGGGAGGTTGCTTGCCTGGCTTTTCCCACCTCCGCCGCCGCTTCCTGCCCCTCCGGGCTAG